Below is a genomic region from Nitrospira sp..
ACCAGGTCTCTTTCGGATCCCAACTCCAGTATCCGCCCCAGGCATAGTTGGCCCACATCGCCCCGAGGATGATGCCGAAGGCCAATAGTGGAAATCCGATCATGATCGCCTTGTAACCCAGCTCATCGATGGTTTCCAAGTCTGGAAACGCGGCGTAAAACCGGGATCGGCTACCCCGGAGTTCCGCCCGCTCTTTGAACAGATACATCAACCCGAGGCCTCCGGCCATGGCAAACGCCGCATAGCTCGTCAGCGTCACGGAAACATGAATGTAAATCCAATAACTGTTGAGCGCCGGAACGAGCGGTTCGGCGGTTTGGTAGCGGTAGGGCAACAGCGAGGCCGCGCCCATGGCGATGAACCCGATTCCGACGACGAACGCTCCGATCGCCTTGATCTTATACCGCAGCTCCAACAACACATAGCCGAGGATGATGGCCCATGAGACATAGGCCATCGCTTCGAACTGATTGGACCAGGGTGCGAAGGTGCCGGAATGCTCCAACCGTTCAAAGGCCCGGGTCAGCAATGCCGCCGTATTCACGAGCCATCCGAAGACGGTGACCAACGTAGCGACCTGACCCAACTGAGCGGCCCAGGCGCCGTCTCGGTCCTCAAACTCCTCCGACGGGTGGCCCGCAGGAGCTAAGGCCATGGCAGGACGTCTGGCAAAGAGATATGCCACATAGAGGGTCAGGGCCGCCAGGTAAAGCCAAAATGTCATGTCGAAAAGAAAGAGTGATCGGACCATGCACAGCCTCCGTCTATCGAATCAACTCACGACGCTCTCGCCCATCATCAACCATCATGATACCCAAGAAGACAGCCGTTTGACTACTCCCCGTTGCGGCTCAGAACGTGCGGATTTTTTCCGTAAGCTTTCGAAATTCCTTCTGAAAATCGATCTGGCTCTTGTGCGTCGTTCCACCCACGTGGACCGTCGAACCCTGATCCGATGAGACGATCTTCGTCCACAACCTTCGGTGGTAGATAAAGGAGGACAATGTGATGCCGACGACGATCATGGTGGATCCGAGCCAGACGATATTGATACCGGGATTCTTAGCGATTTGAAGCCCGGTATATTTCTTCGGCTTGTAGCCGATCAATTCGAACTGATATTTCGAATCCTTGATATCGAAGAGATCAGGGAACTGATAGAAGATCCACGGAGTGGCTTCCACCGTACTTCGCTCGTTGACGGTCAGCTTGATCGCGGGATTGGCGTGCTCGACGGTCTTGGAATACACCTTCTTCTCGGTGGAGTTGAACGCAAAATCCGCGACGAAATCCGTAACCGCCAACTTCAATTTCAAGTCGTCGATCGCCTGTTCTTTCTGCCATTCAAGATCGACCGTCTTGATGATCTTGTCCGACTCCTTGTCCTTAATATTGAGCCGCGCAATCTCGATTTGATCCCATGCGTCTCCATAACTGGACTGATAAAACCAGATGCCCTTATAGACCAGTGGATCGTTTACGGTAATCGTCTTAGTCAGCTGCTGCCGGCCGCCTTCGAGGACGGTCAGGGTACTGTTATAGGACTTGACCGACCCGTTTTCGTGGTAATCGATCCAGAACTTGTCGACCTTGAGATCGAAGTCTCCGCGCGGAATGTGATACGTCTGACCTTCGAGGCAGACACCGAACTCCTGAAATCCGTAGTAGCTGCCTAGCAGGCCGCCCACGACAATCACCGTAGCGCTCAAATGTGCCATATGCGCGCCGACGCGTCCGAGCACGCCTTTGGTGGCGTACAACGTGACCTCTCTCGCGTCGTTCTTCGCCAAGACACGATAGCCTCGTTCGATGAAGTACTGGGCCAATGACTGGGCAACCGTCTCCTTGTCACCCCGGACAGGAATCTCGGCCTGTTGCTTCAAGCCCTTGATGAAGGCCATTGACACGCTGACCTTGTCCTGCTTCATCGACCGCCAAACCGCAGGAAACCGCTTGTAGAAGCACGTCAAGGAGTTGACACAGAGCAGTCCAAGCAGGCCGGTGAACCACCACGTATGGTAGACATCCGTGATACCGAGCCGCAGGAACCATCGATAGGCATTCTCACCGTATTCCTGAATGTAGGTCTCAGGTCGCTCACCCTGTTGAATGACTGTCCCGATCGTGGCTGTAATGGCGATGAAGAGGAACAGAAACATCGCCAGCTTGATCGACGCGAAAAATTCCACGAGTTCGCGTGAGAACTCTTCCCAACCAAGGCCCGGCGCAGGATTGCGGGGCGTTTCACGCTCGGCGGTGGCCTCAGGCTGACCGTTCATCGTCTCACAAGTCCCATTTCCTTCACCAGACACACAATCTTCTGGGGCCCAGACGCTACCACCCGATTGACAAGGACAATTACAAGCCGGAAGGAGATACCGTCACTGGCGATAGGTCCTTTGGTACAACCGCAAGGGAGGAAGGCCTCAACAGCGCCATCTTACAAGTGCCCGAAAAGTGGTGTCAAGCGAGCGGCCGGTGCCGGCGGCGCAAAGCTTACCATCTTGTCGAACAGCGCAAGTCCCTACTATTGAAGAGATAGACAACTCCACCCTATCTCCGCTAGTATCGCAGGAATTACGCATATTGCCGGCAACGCTGCTGTGAATGCGTTCACGCCGGAAGGCCGGACAATCGTCCACCGAACTTGAGGAGCCCATGAGAAACAACTACCTGTTCACGTCGGAGTCCGTGACGGAAGGCCACCCCGACAAGATCGCCGACCAGATTTCAGACGGTATCCTGGACGCCATCATCGCCCAGGACAAGTTTTCGCGCGTGGCATGCGAGACGATCCTGACGACCGGGATCGCCTTCGTCGCCGGCGAGATTTCCACCAAGGCCTACGTGGAGATCCCCGATATCATCCGCGACGTGATCAAGGACGTCGGCTACACCGACGCCTCATGGGGATTCGACTGTAATACCTGTTCGGTCCTGACGGCCATCCACCAGCAATCCGGCGACATCGCCATGGGAGTCGACTCCGGCGGAGCCGGTGACCAAGGACTGATGTTCGGCTACGCGACGAACGAAACGTCCGAGCTCATGCCGATGCCGATCGTTTTGGCTCACCGCCTCACCCGTCGTCTCGCCGAAGTCCGCAAGAAGAACATCCTTCCCTGGGTGCGACCGGACGGCAAGTCGCAAGTCACCGTGGAATATCGGAACGGGAAGCCGATTCGTATCGACACGATCGTCGTCTCGACCCAACACAGTCCCGAAGTCACGAACAGGCAGATCGAGCGCGGCATCATGGAGAAGGTGATTAAGCCGGTCATGCCGAAGGGCCTCTACGATCCGACGAGCGTTAAGCACCACATCAATCCCACCGGCCGTTTCGTCGTCGGCGGTCCGATGGGGGACACCGGCCTGACCGGCCGGAAGATCATCGTGGACACCTACGGTGGGCACGGCAGCCACGGCGGCGGCGCCTTCTCCGGAAAGGATCCCACAAAAGTCGACCGCTCCGCCTCGTATATGGCGCGCTACATCGCGAAGAACCTCGTCGCAGCCGGCTTGGCAGACAAGTGCGAGGTGCAATTGGCGTACGCGATCGGCGTCGCCGATCCGGTCTCAGTCCTGGTCGACACGAAGAATACCGAGAAAGTCTCGGTCGACAACCTCGACAAGCTCGTGCGCAAACACTTCCCCATGACCCCGCGCGGCATCATCGATCACCTGAAACTTCGTCGTCCGATTTTCAGGAAAACGGCCGCCTACGGCCACTTCGGCCGGAGCGAACCGGAGTTTACCTGGGAAAAGACCGACAAGGCGAAAGTCCTGCGCAGAGAAGCAGGACTGTAGCATTGAGATCAAGCTAGGCACAGAACTGAAGGGGACGGGTCCCGACCCGTCCCCTTTTTTCTGGGGTTCTTCCGCTTTACGCGTCACGCTTAACGAGGAGGCAATCAGTGGATTACGATGTGAGAGATATCAAGCTGGCCGACCAAGGCAAACTCAAGATCGAATGGGCGGAAGTGACGATGCCCGTGTTGCGACTCATCAGGAAGCGGTTCAAGCGGCAGCAGCCGCTCAAGGGCGTCCGCGTAACCGCCTGCCTGCATGTCACGACGGAGACGGCCAACCTTGCCATCACCTTGAAGGCGGGCGGCGCGGATGTGCGTCTCTGCGCCTCAAACCCACTCAGCACGCAGGACGATGTTGCCGCGGCGCTCGTTCAACATGAAGGCATTCCGACGTTCGCCATCAAGGGCGAGGACAATGCCACCTACTATCGCCACATCGAATCGGCCATCGCCCATCGCCCGCACCTCACC
It encodes:
- a CDS encoding cytochrome c biogenesis protein ResB — protein: MNGQPEATAERETPRNPAPGLGWEEFSRELVEFFASIKLAMFLFLFIAITATIGTVIQQGERPETYIQEYGENAYRWFLRLGITDVYHTWWFTGLLGLLCVNSLTCFYKRFPAVWRSMKQDKVSVSMAFIKGLKQQAEIPVRGDKETVAQSLAQYFIERGYRVLAKNDAREVTLYATKGVLGRVGAHMAHLSATVIVVGGLLGSYYGFQEFGVCLEGQTYHIPRGDFDLKVDKFWIDYHENGSVKSYNSTLTVLEGGRQQLTKTITVNDPLVYKGIWFYQSSYGDAWDQIEIARLNIKDKESDKIIKTVDLEWQKEQAIDDLKLKLAVTDFVADFAFNSTEKKVYSKTVEHANPAIKLTVNERSTVEATPWIFYQFPDLFDIKDSKYQFELIGYKPKKYTGLQIAKNPGINIVWLGSTMIVVGITLSSFIYHRRLWTKIVSSDQGSTVHVGGTTHKSQIDFQKEFRKLTEKIRTF
- the metK gene encoding methionine adenosyltransferase: MRNNYLFTSESVTEGHPDKIADQISDGILDAIIAQDKFSRVACETILTTGIAFVAGEISTKAYVEIPDIIRDVIKDVGYTDASWGFDCNTCSVLTAIHQQSGDIAMGVDSGGAGDQGLMFGYATNETSELMPMPIVLAHRLTRRLAEVRKKNILPWVRPDGKSQVTVEYRNGKPIRIDTIVVSTQHSPEVTNRQIERGIMEKVIKPVMPKGLYDPTSVKHHINPTGRFVVGGPMGDTGLTGRKIIVDTYGGHGSHGGGAFSGKDPTKVDRSASYMARYIAKNLVAAGLADKCEVQLAYAIGVADPVSVLVDTKNTEKVSVDNLDKLVRKHFPMTPRGIIDHLKLRRPIFRKTAAYGHFGRSEPEFTWEKTDKAKVLRREAGL
- the ccsB gene encoding c-type cytochrome biogenesis protein CcsB; translation: MVRSLFLFDMTFWLYLAALTLYVAYLFARRPAMALAPAGHPSEEFEDRDGAWAAQLGQVATLVTVFGWLVNTAALLTRAFERLEHSGTFAPWSNQFEAMAYVSWAIILGYVLLELRYKIKAIGAFVVGIGFIAMGAASLLPYRYQTAEPLVPALNSYWIYIHVSVTLTSYAAFAMAGGLGLMYLFKERAELRGSRSRFYAAFPDLETIDELGYKAIMIGFPLLAFGIILGAMWANYAWGGYWSWDPKETWSLIVWLIYGAYIHARMTRGWEGRRAAIYAVFGFLMVIFCFWGVNFLLSGLHAYA